A section of the Methanosphaera sp. genome encodes:
- a CDS encoding HEAT repeat domain-containing protein has product MSAEEVVKAIGDLANPDDFVKLEAENTIAMSIPEQLDTIHEEIVKKEYPKQIKTSLIEILQSVKDESSIEVFAQLLHDQNKWVRRASSSALADYGDVAIPTLLELAEDKSWRARGGAVWALAKIGNPDTVDVFIKAAKDEKSFVRSGSVFGLGSIGTPEAKAALEELVENDESGYVKYNAKEFLAKFEEEDDEQ; this is encoded by the coding sequence ATGAGCGCTGAAGAAGTAGTAAAAGCTATAGGAGATCTAGCAAACCCAGATGATTTTGTTAAACTTGAAGCAGAAAATACAATTGCAATGAGCATACCAGAACAATTAGATACAATACATGAAGAAATTGTTAAAAAAGAATATCCAAAACAGATAAAAACAAGTCTTATTGAAATTCTTCAAAGTGTAAAAGATGAATCATCAATAGAAGTATTTGCTCAATTACTTCACGACCAAAACAAATGGGTAAGACGTGCATCAAGCTCTGCTCTTGCAGATTATGGTGATGTGGCAATTCCTACACTTCTTGAACTTGCAGAAGATAAAAGTTGGAGAGCAAGAGGAGGAGCTGTATGGGCTTTAGCTAAAATTGGAAATCCAGACACAGTTGATGTATTCATAAAAGCTGCAAAAGATGAAAAAAGCTTTGTTCGTTCAGGATCTGTATTTGGACTTGGTTCAATTGGAACTCCAGAAGCAAAAGCAGCACTTGAAGAATTAGTTGAAAACGATGAAAGTGGTTATGTAAAATATAATGCTAAGGAATTCCTTGCTAAATTTGAAGAAGAAGATGATGAACAATAG
- a CDS encoding isocitrate/isopropylmalate dehydrogenase family protein, with the protein MYKITTIPGDGIGNEVMKPTVEILETLDAQFDFIEKKAGKACYDECGTNLPDDTIESARNSDSILFGAVTSIPQQKSAIVTLRRMLDLYVNQRPIKSYTNSNIDFTIIRENSEGLYSHMETLDGDVATATRKITHNGCERIINYAFDYAKKVDRNKVTAVHKANVLPTTDGIFKDTFYNIAADYKNIESNDFYIDATAMYLIMQPEDFDVIVTTNLFGDILSDEAAGLVGTLGLLPSANIGKNNGLFEPVHGSAPDIAGQNKANPIAMILSAALMLEFLDLKEDAKNIQNAVEQTIVESKIKTPDMGGSNTTQQMADAILHKL; encoded by the coding sequence TTGTATAAAATTACAACAATACCTGGTGATGGAATAGGAAATGAAGTAATGAAGCCAACAGTTGAAATTCTTGAAACACTAGATGCACAGTTTGACTTTATAGAAAAAAAGGCAGGAAAAGCATGCTATGATGAATGTGGAACAAATTTACCTGATGATACAATAGAAAGTGCACGAAATTCAGATAGTATATTATTTGGTGCTGTAACATCAATTCCACAACAAAAAAGTGCAATTGTAACATTAAGACGTATGCTTGATTTGTATGTAAATCAACGTCCAATAAAATCATATACAAATAGTAATATTGATTTTACAATTATTCGTGAAAATTCAGAAGGTCTCTACTCTCACATGGAAACATTAGATGGTGATGTGGCAACAGCAACTCGTAAAATTACACATAATGGTTGTGAAAGAATTATAAACTATGCATTTGACTATGCAAAAAAAGTAGACAGAAACAAGGTTACAGCTGTACATAAAGCAAATGTTCTTCCAACAACTGATGGAATATTTAAAGACACCTTCTATAATATTGCAGCAGACTATAAAAATATAGAATCTAATGACTTCTATATAGATGCAACAGCAATGTATCTTATAATGCAGCCAGAAGATTTTGATGTAATTGTAACAACAAACCTATTTGGAGACATACTATCTGATGAAGCAGCAGGACTTGTAGGAACACTAGGACTACTACCATCAGCAAACATAGGCAAAAACAATGGACTCTTTGAACCAGTACATGGATCAGCACCAGATATTGCAGGACAAAATAAGGCAAATCCAATAGCAATGATACTATCAGCAGCCCTAATGCTTGAATTTTTAGATCTTAAAGAAGATGCAAAAAATATACAAAATGCAGTAGAACAAACAATAGTTGAATCTAAAATAAAAACACCAGATATGGGAGGATCAAATACAACACAACAAATGGCAGATGCAATCCTTCATAAACTCTAA
- the fbp gene encoding fructose-1,6-bisphosphate aldolase/phosphatase, with amino-acid sequence MKTTVSIIKADIGSVGGHAVTHQKLLDSCNNHLAEAKEDGLLTDFYITHCGDDIDMIMTHTNGPDNEEVHKLAFDTFMAGAEIAKDLKLYGAGQDLLSETFSGNIKGMGPGSAEIEFKERGADPVFAYCCDKTEPGAFNLPLFKMFADPFNTAGLVIDPTLHGGFDFEVYDVIENRKVIMSCPDEMYDLLALIGSTGRYVIKRIFRRSDGEIAAAVSTDKLNMLAGKYVGKDDPVAIVRSQSGFPAGGETTEAFAFPHLVSGWMRGSHNGPLMPVGEKDARPVRFDGPPRVIGLGFQVCNAHLVGPVDMFADPAFDDARATATRAANYMRRHGPFEPHRLPADEMEYTSLPGVLEKLEDRFEDM; translated from the coding sequence ATGAAAACAACTGTAAGTATTATTAAAGCAGATATTGGTAGTGTAGGTGGACACGCTGTAACACACCAAAAATTATTAGACTCATGTAATAATCATCTCGCAGAAGCAAAAGAAGATGGACTTTTAACTGACTTCTACATAACCCACTGTGGTGACGATATTGACATGATCATGACACACACAAACGGACCTGACAATGAAGAAGTACACAAATTAGCATTTGATACCTTCATGGCAGGAGCAGAAATAGCAAAAGACCTTAAATTATACGGTGCAGGTCAAGACTTATTATCTGAAACTTTCAGTGGAAACATCAAAGGTATGGGTCCTGGAAGTGCAGAAATAGAATTCAAAGAAAGAGGAGCAGATCCTGTATTTGCTTATTGCTGTGACAAAACAGAACCTGGAGCATTTAACTTACCATTATTTAAAATGTTTGCAGATCCATTTAACACAGCAGGACTTGTAATCGACCCAACATTACACGGTGGATTCGACTTTGAAGTATACGATGTAATTGAAAACAGAAAAGTTATAATGTCATGTCCTGATGAAATGTATGATTTACTCGCACTTATCGGTTCAACAGGAAGATACGTAATTAAAAGAATCTTCAGAAGATCCGACGGTGAAATTGCAGCAGCTGTAAGTACAGATAAATTAAACATGCTTGCAGGTAAATACGTAGGTAAAGACGACCCAGTAGCAATCGTAAGATCACAATCTGGATTCCCTGCTGGTGGAGAAACAACAGAAGCATTTGCATTCCCACACCTCGTAAGTGGATGGATGAGAGGATCACACAACGGTCCATTAATGCCTGTAGGAGAAAAAGATGCAAGACCTGTAAGATTCGACGGACCTCCACGAGTAATTGGACTTGGTTTCCAAGTATGTAATGCACACCTTGTTGGTCCTGTAGACATGTTTGCAGATCCTGCATTTGATGATGCAAGAGCAACAGCAACAAGAGCAGCAAACTACATGAGAAGACACGGTCCTTTCGAACCTCACAGATTACCAGCTGATGAAATGGAATACACATCACTTCCTGGTGTTCTTGAAAAACTCGAAGATAGATTCGAAGATATGTAA
- a CDS encoding homoserine O-acetyltransferase, which produces MTSKKTVGIVETQYFKMQENLKLESGQELETPTIAYETYGQLNQDKTNVIFVCHALTGDAHAAGFHEGDEKPGWWDIIIGPKKPLDTNKFFIICSNVIGSCKGSTGPSSINPKTGKEYGMDFPIITIRDMVNAQKKLLDSLGISQLYAVIGGSMGGMQVLQWTLDYSHMIKKSIMIATGAYSTPQQIGFNVVERGAIFEDPNWQNGNYYESDKTPEIGLSVARMIGHITYLSNESMHKKFGRRLQDKNKEDFNYDFDDVFEVESYLHHQGSTFTKIFDANSYIYITKALDYFDVRINNSLEEAFKNIKCKMLLLSVSSDWLYTPTHMEEVVEALQANNVDVEYVRLNSGYGHDAFLIENGQMNYILNNFISNATVSDLMSDNVVTLNDSSDIKEAAKLMLSTKKTHISIVDDDEKLIGIITAWDLSKSIAEGTNNIDDIMTKDVITCHENDSIDDIKKLMNENRISSIPVVDDENHIIGNITSFHINYNENR; this is translated from the coding sequence ATCACATCTAAAAAGACAGTTGGTATTGTTGAAACTCAGTATTTTAAAATGCAGGAAAATTTAAAACTAGAAAGTGGACAAGAACTTGAAACTCCCACAATAGCATATGAAACATATGGACAGCTAAATCAAGATAAAACAAATGTAATATTTGTATGTCATGCACTAACAGGTGATGCACACGCTGCAGGATTCCATGAAGGAGATGAAAAACCTGGATGGTGGGACATAATAATTGGACCTAAAAAACCACTTGATACAAATAAGTTCTTCATTATATGTTCAAATGTTATAGGAAGTTGTAAAGGTTCAACAGGACCAAGTTCAATAAATCCAAAAACAGGAAAAGAATATGGAATGGACTTCCCAATTATCACAATACGTGATATGGTAAATGCACAGAAAAAACTTCTTGACTCTCTTGGAATATCACAACTTTATGCAGTTATTGGTGGATCAATGGGTGGAATGCAAGTTCTACAATGGACACTTGACTACTCACATATGATTAAAAAGTCAATAATGATAGCAACAGGTGCATATTCTACACCTCAACAGATAGGATTTAATGTTGTTGAAAGAGGTGCAATATTTGAAGATCCAAACTGGCAAAATGGAAACTACTATGAAAGTGATAAAACACCAGAAATAGGATTATCAGTTGCACGAATGATAGGACACATCACATATCTTAGTAATGAATCAATGCATAAGAAATTTGGAAGACGTCTTCAAGATAAAAATAAGGAAGATTTTAACTATGATTTTGATGATGTATTTGAAGTTGAAAGCTATCTTCACCATCAAGGATCAACATTTACAAAGATATTTGATGCAAACAGTTACATCTACATTACAAAAGCATTAGATTATTTTGATGTACGTATAAATAATTCACTAGAAGAAGCATTTAAAAATATTAAATGTAAAATGTTACTTCTTTCTGTATCATCAGACTGGCTATATACACCAACTCATATGGAAGAAGTTGTTGAAGCATTACAGGCAAACAATGTTGATGTTGAATATGTAAGACTCAACTCAGGTTATGGTCATGATGCATTTTTAATTGAAAATGGTCAGATGAACTATATTCTTAATAATTTCATATCAAATGCTACTGTATCTGATTTAATGTCTGATAATGTTGTTACATTAAATGATTCATCAGATATTAAAGAAGCAGCAAAGCTTATGCTTTCAACAAAAAAAACACATATATCTATTGTTGATGATGATGAAAAACTAATTGGTATTATTACAGCATGGGATTTATCTAAATCTATTGCAGAAGGTACTAATAATATTGATGATATCATGACAAAAGATGTTATTACATGTCATGAAAACGATTCAATTGATGATATTAAAAAGTTAATGAATGAAAATAGAATCTCATCAATTCCTGTAGTTGATGATGAGAATCATATCATTGGAAATATCACATCATTTCATATCAACTATAATGAAAATAGATGA
- a CDS encoding O-acetylhomoserine aminocarboxypropyltransferase/cysteine synthase family protein, which yields MSYEVKNKKNIATIGLHAGQEETDESGSRAVPIYQTTSYVFKDPKQAADRFALKEEGNIYGRLTNPTTQALEERIAAIEGGTAAYATASGMSAIFYTIINLTQVGDNIVSADNLYGGTFELFENTLKDLGRSVKFVDSQSPEQFEEAIDEHTRAIYVESIGNPKLDIPDFDKISEIAHSHGIPVIADNTVGIGTVRPFDHGVDIISSSATKYIGGHGTTLGGVIIEKGDFPWDNGKFPALVEPDATYNGLSFYKDCGPKAFTTRIRAVLGRDTGAVPSPFGSFLLLQGLETLDLRIRKHGENALAVAKHLEAHPKVAWVTYSGLESSPNHEVASKYAEKGYGGIVSFGLKAGYDGALQFIENVELLSHLANIGDAKSLIIHPASTTHSQLTEEQQAATGVTPDLIRFAVGIEDLEDILADVDQALDKIE from the coding sequence ATGTCTTATGAAGTAAAGAACAAGAAAAATATAGCAACAATCGGACTACACGCAGGACAAGAAGAAACTGATGAATCAGGATCACGTGCAGTACCAATATATCAAACAACATCTTATGTATTTAAAGATCCAAAACAAGCAGCTGATAGATTTGCACTTAAAGAAGAAGGAAACATCTACGGAAGACTAACAAACCCAACCACCCAAGCACTTGAAGAAAGAATAGCAGCAATTGAAGGTGGTACAGCAGCATATGCAACAGCATCCGGAATGAGTGCAATTTTCTACACAATTATCAACTTAACACAAGTTGGAGACAACATAGTATCAGCAGACAACCTATATGGTGGAACATTTGAATTATTTGAAAACACACTAAAAGACCTCGGACGTAGTGTAAAATTCGTAGATTCACAATCACCAGAACAATTCGAAGAAGCAATCGATGAACATACAAGAGCAATATATGTTGAATCAATAGGAAACCCAAAACTTGACATACCAGACTTTGATAAAATATCAGAAATTGCACACTCACACGGAATACCAGTAATTGCAGATAACACAGTAGGAATAGGAACAGTAAGACCATTTGATCATGGTGTTGACATCATATCATCTTCTGCAACAAAATACATTGGAGGACATGGAACAACACTCGGTGGAGTAATTATAGAAAAAGGAGACTTCCCATGGGATAATGGAAAATTCCCAGCACTTGTTGAACCAGATGCAACATACAATGGACTATCATTCTACAAAGACTGTGGACCAAAAGCATTTACAACAAGAATAAGAGCAGTACTTGGACGTGATACAGGAGCAGTACCAAGTCCATTTGGATCATTCCTTCTCCTACAAGGACTTGAAACACTTGATCTTAGAATAAGAAAACACGGAGAAAATGCACTAGCTGTAGCAAAACACCTAGAAGCACATCCAAAAGTTGCATGGGTAACATACTCAGGACTTGAAAGCAGCCCTAACCATGAAGTAGCATCAAAATATGCAGAAAAAGGTTATGGTGGAATTGTATCATTTGGACTTAAAGCAGGATATGATGGAGCACTTCAATTTATTGAAAATGTTGAATTACTCTCACACCTTGCAAATATAGGAGATGCAAAATCACTCATAATTCACCCTGCATCAACAACACACTCACAACTTACAGAAGAACAACAAGCAGCAACAGGTGTAACACCAGATCTTATAAGATTTGCAGTAGGAATTGAAGATCTTGAAGACATCCTTGCTGATGTTGATCAAGCACTTGATAAAATTGAATAG
- a CDS encoding AAA domain-containing protein: MYNENIKEKIIYPLKDLIAKESKTSTYNGIVTSIDNKIIDVSFKNKIPLMKGMKIKINHIDATIIKNNYKNITLKLHKKSDLKINSKVTIKDIQKDVITHKLKNTLTLIENNKLNKQNYENLELLFNQINIENSKYHFISKKLNTAQSMAAGNALSCNKFHLILGPPGTGKTHTIVEIIKKLNIQNKKILLTSHTHIAVDNVVEKLTMIDDNEIIRIGDDEKITNKTMKYCLDEHIKKHPRYSEIQRRIDLINEFENKKTGSGDIFNVQNHVVNESFISRFLRSLFGINEVDEDDGDIIDNSSKSSNVDSIYELNCEIHDIKTSISSEIVECASIVASTVISASSKLLGDIEFDYVIMDEASQIPLYLALMVLIKTDKFILIGDNHQLEPIYNMNASSHLNKSVFSTLIDLYPDNYSFLNIQYRMNSEICSIASNLYYNGMLMTGCDDSFLSCDCSNIFVDNLAVCLIDTSDIEFYEEKISSSCYNRFEADIIVSIVENLRYNNISDDHIGVISPFRCQKLYIKRILDERGFNVEVDTVYRFQGREKDVIILSFCKSNDTSLSKFQEDFISNVNQLNVSLTRACMKLIIIGDVGFLSTSANMRSLFSMIGELNRFYLSDMFDL, translated from the coding sequence ATGTATAATGAAAATATTAAAGAAAAAATAATATATCCACTAAAAGATCTGATAGCAAAAGAATCAAAAACCTCCACATATAACGGTATAGTTACAAGTATTGATAATAAAATAATAGATGTATCATTTAAAAATAAGATACCACTCATGAAAGGTATGAAAATCAAAATCAACCATATAGATGCAACTATTATTAAAAATAATTATAAAAATATCACATTAAAACTTCATAAAAAATCAGATCTTAAAATAAATTCTAAAGTTACAATAAAAGACATACAAAAAGATGTCATAACACATAAACTAAAAAATACACTTACATTAATTGAGAATAATAAATTAAATAAGCAAAACTATGAAAATTTAGAACTTCTTTTTAATCAAATTAATATAGAAAATTCAAAGTATCACTTTATATCTAAGAAATTAAATACAGCACAAAGCATGGCTGCAGGAAATGCTCTTAGTTGTAATAAGTTCCACTTAATTCTTGGACCTCCTGGAACTGGAAAAACTCATACTATTGTTGAAATAATTAAAAAACTTAACATACAAAATAAGAAGATTCTACTTACAAGCCATACACATATTGCAGTTGATAATGTTGTTGAAAAACTTACAATGATTGATGATAATGAAATTATAAGAATTGGTGATGATGAAAAAATTACAAATAAAACAATGAAGTATTGTCTTGATGAACATATTAAAAAACATCCAAGATATAGTGAAATTCAAAGACGAATAGATCTTATCAATGAATTTGAAAATAAAAAAACTGGTAGTGGTGATATTTTTAATGTGCAAAATCATGTTGTAAATGAATCTTTTATTTCAAGATTTCTTAGATCACTTTTTGGAATTAATGAAGTAGATGAAGATGATGGTGATATTATAGATAATAGCAGTAAATCTTCTAATGTTGATAGTATTTATGAGCTTAACTGTGAAATTCATGATATTAAAACGTCAATAAGTAGTGAAATTGTTGAGTGTGCATCTATTGTTGCATCTACTGTTATTTCTGCATCATCAAAGCTACTTGGTGATATTGAATTTGATTATGTTATTATGGATGAAGCAAGTCAGATTCCATTATATCTTGCATTAATGGTTCTAATTAAGACTGATAAATTCATTCTTATTGGTGATAATCATCAACTTGAACCTATTTATAATATGAATGCATCATCACATCTTAATAAATCAGTTTTTTCAACACTTATTGATCTTTATCCTGATAATTATAGTTTTCTTAACATCCAGTATCGTATGAATAGTGAAATTTGCTCTATTGCAAGTAATTTATACTATAATGGTATGTTAATGACAGGATGTGATGATAGTTTTCTTAGTTGTGATTGTAGTAATATTTTTGTTGATAATTTGGCTGTTTGTCTTATTGATACATCTGATATTGAATTTTATGAAGAGAAAATTTCATCTAGTTGTTATAATAGGTTTGAAGCTGATATTATTGTTTCTATTGTTGAAAATCTTAGATATAATAATATTTCAGATGATCATATTGGTGTTATTTCCCCGTTTCGTTGTCAGAAGTTGTATATTAAAAGAATTTTAGATGAGAGGGGTTTTAATGTTGAAGTTGATACTGTTTATAGGTTTCAGGGTCGTGAGAAGGATGTTATTATTTTAAGTTTTTGTAAAAGTAATGATACATCTCTTAGTAAGTTTCAGGAGGATTTTATTTCTAATGTTAATCAGCTTAATGTTTCATTAACTCGTGCTTGTATGAAATTGATTATTATTGGTGATGTTGGGTTTTTATCTACATCTGCTAATATGAGAAGTCTTTTTAGTATGATTGGTGAGCTTAATAGGTTTTATTTATCTGATATGTTTGATTTATAA
- a CDS encoding nitroreductase family protein: MSTIDDLKTRRSVRKFKDEQLKKEDLDVILEAGTYAPSGLGKQSAKILVIQDRETIERFAKWNKSYFPEEIKKLRGDINPMFNAPTLVIVIADSTIPTYIEDGTLVIGNILNAAHSIGVGGCWIHRAREEIDSLQGQELLKLLGIDSKYRGIGHVVLGYPADDFEPVETPRKDDYITFINDI, encoded by the coding sequence ATGTCAACAATTGATGATTTAAAAACAAGACGTAGTGTTAGAAAATTTAAAGATGAACAACTAAAAAAAGAAGATCTTGATGTTATACTTGAAGCAGGTACATATGCTCCATCAGGTCTTGGAAAACAATCAGCAAAAATTCTTGTAATTCAAGATCGTGAAACAATTGAAAGATTTGCTAAATGGAATAAATCATACTTCCCTGAGGAAATTAAAAAACTAAGAGGAGATATTAATCCAATGTTTAATGCTCCTACTCTTGTTATTGTAATTGCAGATTCTACAATTCCAACATACATTGAAGATGGAACTTTAGTAATTGGTAATATTTTAAATGCTGCACATTCAATTGGTGTTGGTGGATGTTGGATTCACAGAGCACGTGAGGAAATTGACAGTCTTCAAGGTCAGGAATTACTTAAACTATTAGGTATTGACAGTAAATATCGTGGTATTGGTCATGTAGTTTTAGGTTATCCTGCTGATGATTTTGAACCTGTTGAAACTCCAAGAAAAGATGATTATATTACATTTATTAATGACATATAA
- a CDS encoding U32 family peptidase, translated as MVLTELLAPAGSYDILVVAINSGADAVYIAGQRYGARAFADNFTSEELEKAVEYAHLNGASIHVTVNTLFNSKEILDVLKYIQFLYRIGVDAIIVQDVGLVYLVNKYIPDMEIHSSTQMTLRDYESILWANDNGIKRVILPREMPIGEIRKISDNLERDGIDVDLEVFGHGSLCYCISGDCYMSSFISGRSANRGACAQPCRSNYKLKYRNHSINNGCLISTHDLATFKNVKDISDAGVKSLKIEGRLKGDDYARNVVGAYRSMIDNMDEADNSDLIKQLQCELDLTFNRYYTNGYIMNDTPGDVMGRESSFHQGLYLGKIKSIEGDLVDIEFESTDHPTLEIGDGIGFKHNNHIRGIYIDKIVKQDLNHILIETTRDIRVGSEVYISYSKKLRDRVKPYHKEQIKPHLPLSFDISVNKNNQMAVNTSFKIENEVISFGYKSKYEFKEAINKPLTEEIITQQMVKSGDTPFIVNKVRIDNLPDNLFMPIGKINNIRRDILNEAQRRLLKYYLPNDEKSEAIRKDIKKLIKSDKKDTHGIEKSEYVGVNVYVDNLELLEVANRNAINRIYFDASYIYDNADDYFANIEQLLTKARQIAIDKEVVWVLPAFTSDEDLDKIKKIYNNLRSSNIIVSIMGDSPSLPRIFKDTNIYGAHNLNIWNNYSAKMLEKSGFKSLTISSELSRKEIKELLRKSRNYDIGLELIVQGNQEIMVSKDDFSKLNGGFDLDIETDEYVVLEDPKNKAKFKIYFDYNHQSHFFNDEMLCLIDEIDEIKNMGIENITLDCRFTKEKYTSRIINLYIQRLRDANPKRKYSESIGEISYSKLNKGNFEQERVLEDRKSQSKRKKARS; from the coding sequence ATGGTTTTAACAGAATTACTAGCACCTGCAGGTTCATATGACATTTTAGTTGTTGCAATTAATTCAGGTGCAGATGCTGTATATATTGCAGGTCAAAGATATGGAGCAAGAGCATTTGCTGATAATTTTACATCAGAGGAACTTGAAAAGGCTGTTGAATATGCACATCTTAATGGAGCAAGCATACATGTTACAGTAAATACACTTTTTAATTCAAAAGAAATTCTTGATGTATTAAAATACATACAATTCCTATATAGAATAGGAGTAGATGCAATAATTGTACAAGATGTAGGTCTTGTATATCTTGTAAATAAATACATACCAGATATGGAAATACATTCATCAACACAGATGACACTACGTGACTATGAAAGTATACTATGGGCAAATGACAATGGAATAAAACGTGTAATACTTCCACGTGAAATGCCAATAGGAGAAATACGAAAAATATCAGATAATTTAGAGCGTGATGGTATTGATGTAGATTTAGAAGTATTTGGACATGGATCATTATGTTATTGTATATCAGGTGATTGTTATATGTCATCATTTATATCAGGACGTAGTGCAAATAGAGGAGCATGTGCACAGCCTTGTCGTTCAAATTACAAACTTAAATACAGAAATCATAGTATAAACAATGGATGTTTAATATCAACACATGATCTTGCAACATTTAAAAATGTAAAAGATATATCAGATGCTGGTGTAAAATCACTAAAAATTGAGGGAAGATTAAAAGGTGATGACTATGCACGTAATGTTGTAGGTGCATATCGTAGTATGATAGATAATATGGATGAAGCAGACAATAGTGATCTTATAAAACAACTCCAGTGTGAACTTGATCTTACATTTAATAGATACTACACAAATGGGTATATAATGAATGATACACCAGGAGATGTGATGGGACGTGAAAGTTCCTTCCACCAGGGATTATATCTAGGAAAAATTAAATCAATTGAAGGTGATCTTGTAGATATAGAATTTGAAAGTACTGATCATCCAACACTTGAAATTGGTGATGGTATAGGATTTAAACATAACAATCATATACGTGGAATTTATATTGATAAGATTGTTAAACAGGATTTAAATCATATACTAATTGAAACAACACGTGATATTCGTGTAGGATCTGAGGTATATATTAGTTATTCTAAAAAACTACGTGATAGAGTAAAACCATACCATAAAGAACAAATAAAACCACATCTTCCTTTATCATTTGATATATCTGTAAATAAAAACAATCAAATGGCAGTAAATACAAGCTTTAAGATTGAAAATGAAGTAATAAGCTTTGGATATAAATCAAAATATGAATTTAAAGAAGCAATAAATAAGCCACTTACTGAAGAAATTATAACACAACAAATGGTAAAAAGTGGAGATACACCATTTATTGTAAATAAGGTACGTATTGATAATCTTCCTGATAACTTATTTATGCCAATAGGTAAAATTAATAATATTCGTCGTGACATATTAAATGAAGCACAAAGAAGACTTCTTAAATACTACCTGCCTAATGATGAAAAATCAGAAGCTATACGAAAAGATATTAAAAAGCTCATAAAATCTGATAAAAAAGATACACATGGCATTGAAAAATCAGAATATGTGGGAGTTAATGTGTATGTTGATAATTTAGAGTTACTTGAAGTTGCAAATCGTAATGCTATAAATAGAATCTACTTTGATGCATCATACATCTATGATAATGCAGATGATTACTTTGCAAATATTGAGCAGTTATTAACAAAGGCAAGACAGATTGCCATTGATAAGGAAGTTGTATGGGTTCTTCCTGCATTTACATCAGATGAAGATCTTGATAAAATTAAGAAAATCTATAATAATCTACGCTCTAGTAATATCATTGTATCAATTATGGGTGATTCTCCATCACTACCTAGAATATTTAAAGATACAAACATTTATGGTGCACATAACCTTAACATATGGAATAATTATTCAGCAAAAATGCTAGAAAAGAGTGGCTTTAAATCACTTACAATTTCAAGTGAACTTTCAAGAAAAGAAATCAAAGAACTACTAAGAAAATCAAGAAACTATGATATTGGTCTTGAATTAATAGTACAGGGAAATCAGGAAATAATGGTTTCAAAAGATGACTTCTCAAAACTAAATGGTGGATTTGATCTTGACATAGAAACTGATGAATACGTAGTACTTGAAGATCCAAAAAATAAGGCTAAATTTAAAATATACTTCGACTACAACCATCAAAGTCACTTCTTCAACGATGAAATGCTCTGTTTAATTGATGAAATTGATGAAATTAAAAATATGGGAATTGAAAACATAACACTTGACTGCAGATTTACAAAAGAAAAATACACCTCACGTATAATAAATCTCTACATACAAAGACTACGTGATGCAAATCCTAAACGTAAATATTCAGAGTCAATAGGTGAAATTTCATATTCAAAACTAAATAAGGGTAACTTTGAACAAGAAAGAGTACTTGAAGATAGAAAAAGTCAAAGTAAACGTAAAAAAGCAAGAAGTTAA